One Pseudomonas hygromyciniae genomic window, GCACATACAGCTTGGTTTCGCCCAGGTCGCGGATGCGCGGCGCAAAGCGAAAGCCCAGCAGGTGCATCAACGCGAAGACGTGATCGGTAAAACCTGCCGTGTCGGTGTAGTGCTCCTCGATCCGCAGATCCGACTCGTGATACAGCAGACCATCGAGCACGTAGGTCGAATCCCGTACACCGACATTCACCACGCGGGTGCTGAACGGCGCGTACTGGTCGGAGATATGGGTATAGAACAGTCGTCCTGGTTCATTGCCGTACTTCGGGTTGACGTGCCCAGTGCTCTCGCCTCGTCCACCTGCACGGAAGCGCTGGCCATCGGAGGAGGATGTGGTGCCGTCCCCCCAATTGGTGGCAAAGGTGTGATGGAGCTGGCTGTTGACCAGTTCGGCGAGCGCCGCCGAGTAGGTTTCGTCGCGGATGTGCCACGCTTGCAGCCAAGACAGCTTGGCGTAGGTCATACCCGGACTCGAGTCGGCCATCTTGGTCAATCCAATGTTGATGGCATCGCCGAGGATCGCGGACAGTAGCAGTGTCCGATCTTTGGCCTGGGCACCATCCTTCAGGTGGGTAAAGTGACGTGTGAACCCTGTCCACTCATCCACATCCATCAACAGTTCGGTGATCTTGATGCGCGGCAGTAACTGACTGGTCTTGTCAATCAGCGCCTGGGCGGTATCCGGCACCGCCAAATCCAGCGGCGTGATCTTCAGTCCGGACTCGGTGAGGATGGCGTCGGGGAGTTCGTTGTCCTTGGCCAGCTTGGCGACGGTCGCCAGTTGCTCATCCAGCAACTGCAAGCGCTCTTCCAGGTACTGGTCGCTATTTGGGTTGATCGCCAATGGCAGCGCCTGTTTCTGCTTGAGCGCGGCAAACGTCGCGGGCGGTATCAGGTAATTGTAACGGCTTGCAAACGAAAACGTCCCGACCTGCAATCAATACGATTTTCGACCGGAATTAACTGCGACTGACCGGCCCGGCAAACCAGTATTAGCTGCGAATGAACCTGCATTTATCCGCGCTGACCTGCATTCCATGGCTACCAACCAGCATTAATTGCAAATGACGGGGCTTATAGGTAGTGAATCGATTGCCTCGTTAGAGCGCATGTCTGCTTGGCATGCGGGAACATCTAGTCTCTTCCGCCCACGAGCCAGATCATTCCAGGCAAACACATGGGGCCTACAGCTTTGAGGCCCACTACGCTATGTGCGGGCTCGGTCTCGCCCAAAGGGTTCGGTCAACTGACCAAGGTAACCCTTGGGATAGTCCCTCTCACGCAAGCCGACATTGGCGTCGCCCTGCTTTCCTGTACTGTCGTAGAACGTCCCGAATAGCCGATCCCACACCATCAGAAATTCGCCGCAGTTCACCTGGGCATCTTCGAAGTCGCGCTTGTGGTGCCAACGATGAATTTCAGCCACCCCGATGACATGGCGCAGCCAACCCAGCCGGTAATCCAGGTTCGAGTGCTGAAAGCCCAAGTGAACGGTCAGAATGCCGAACCAGGTGGCAACCACTGCCGAAGGCGCGCCGGATGCAAACAGCAGCACCAATCCCGGGCCAGCCATGAGCATCGCATGTAGGGGATGCCGGCGCTCCCCATTCATCCAGTACAAGCGCTCGGCGCTGTGGTGAATCATGTGAAAACGCCACAGCCAGGGTACGTGGTGGCTGATGCGGTGCATGGCATACAGGCTCAGATCGAGCACGACGGCGACCAGCAGCAGCTGAACCCAAAGTGGACTCTCGACTGGGAAGAGACGAACTGTAGCCGGCACTGCATCGCCCAGCCTGGCCAGGATTTCGGCGGTGAACTGGATGACGGAAAGATTCACCAGCAT contains:
- a CDS encoding sterol desaturase family protein — translated: MSTSLRFALRWLSYPLVFGGSAAFMVWALYAGVPYWPSTPLVAAVGLLAVAGLERIQPFREGWLEDHQDTLTDLVHMLVNLSVIQFTAEILARLGDAVPATVRLFPVESPLWVQLLLVAVVLDLSLYAMHRISHHVPWLWRFHMIHHSAERLYWMNGERRHPLHAMLMAGPGLVLLFASGAPSAVVATWFGILTVHLGFQHSNLDYRLGWLRHVIGVAEIHRWHHKRDFEDAQVNCGEFLMVWDRLFGTFYDSTGKQGDANVGLRERDYPKGYLGQLTEPFGRDRART